A genomic region of Microlunatus sagamiharensis contains the following coding sequences:
- a CDS encoding SDR family oxidoreductase: MTTIDGSTVLVTGANRGLGQAFVQQLLERGAARVYAAARRPEEVLLDDPRVVPLHLDVTDPASVAAAALAATDVDVVVNNAGISVTDPLLRAEQAGLRSELEVNLFGPLAVTAAFADGVAARRGAIVNVASVLSWLALGGSYSVSKAALWSATDALRLELAPRGVQVVGVFVGYVDTEMTAGVTAPKSDPAVVVRQVLDGLEAGASEVLADQLSRDVRATLAQPVEVRYPALAEAGASA, translated from the coding sequence ATGACCACCATCGACGGCTCCACCGTCCTCGTCACCGGGGCCAACCGCGGCCTCGGCCAGGCCTTCGTCCAGCAGCTGCTCGAGCGCGGAGCCGCGCGCGTCTACGCCGCTGCCCGCCGGCCGGAAGAGGTCCTCCTCGACGACCCGCGCGTCGTGCCGCTGCACCTCGACGTCACCGACCCCGCCTCCGTCGCCGCCGCGGCTCTGGCCGCCACCGACGTCGACGTCGTCGTGAACAACGCCGGGATCTCGGTCACCGACCCGCTGCTACGCGCCGAGCAGGCGGGGCTCCGCTCCGAGCTCGAGGTCAACCTGTTCGGTCCGCTCGCCGTCACGGCGGCCTTCGCCGACGGCGTCGCCGCCCGCCGCGGCGCCATCGTCAACGTCGCCTCCGTGCTGTCCTGGCTCGCGCTCGGCGGGAGCTACAGCGTCTCCAAGGCCGCCCTCTGGAGCGCCACCGACGCCCTGCGCCTCGAGCTGGCCCCACGGGGCGTCCAGGTCGTCGGGGTGTTCGTCGGCTACGTCGACACCGAGATGACCGCGGGCGTCACGGCGCCGAAGTCCGACCCGGCCGTCGTCGTGCGCCAGGTGCTCGACGGGCTCGAGGCGGGCGCGTCCGAGGTGCTCGCCGACCAGCTCAGCAGGGACGTCCGCGCCACGCTCGCCCAGCCCGTCGAGGTCCGCTACCCCGCGCTCGCAGAAGCCGGCGCGTCCGCCTGA
- a CDS encoding amino acid permease — translation MTQTQDPTEASGGTAGNGLDAEQAGYQQTLGSRHVQMIAIGGAIGTGLFLGSASRLHSTGPALIISYAVVGVIAYFLMRALGELVLHRATSGAFVSYMREFFGEKWAFVTGWVYWLNWALTGIAELSAVGLYMQYWFPTLPTWITVLVSLVVVLSINLLSARAFGEFEFWAAILKVGAIVIFLVVGLVVVIGGLSIGGHKAGFQNLWSNPGGFWPSSGDYNWYGPILVMSGVVFAYAAIEMVGVAAGEMADAEKEVPKAVHAVIFRIAVFYIGSILLLVCMLPTQDYKAGTSPFVTVFERLGFGWMSAVIQAILIVAAMSSLNSGLYTTGRVLRSLGMSKQAPKFTLKMSKSGVPFAGILMTSIVFVLGSVLNALTPDAFEIAVEATSIMILWTWGTIFLCQIRLRKLSDAGVVPASPFQAPGSPYTSYVGIVFLVLVLIGLAVSGWQASDEFLHKTSFLVVVFGIPLLALALAIGWRVVKPRVEANTGGRIESVWTLKGPRYGSDVTPDALDRDKQDDTTTAG, via the coding sequence ATGACGCAGACGCAGGACCCCACCGAGGCCTCCGGCGGCACCGCCGGCAACGGCCTCGACGCCGAGCAGGCGGGCTACCAGCAGACGCTGGGGAGCCGGCACGTGCAGATGATCGCCATCGGCGGCGCCATCGGCACCGGCCTCTTCCTCGGCTCGGCCTCCCGGCTGCACAGCACCGGCCCGGCCCTGATCATCAGCTACGCCGTCGTCGGGGTGATCGCGTACTTCCTGATGCGCGCGCTCGGCGAGCTCGTGCTCCACCGCGCCACGTCGGGCGCCTTCGTGTCCTACATGCGCGAGTTCTTCGGCGAGAAGTGGGCCTTCGTCACCGGCTGGGTCTACTGGCTCAACTGGGCGCTGACCGGCATCGCCGAGCTCTCCGCGGTCGGTCTCTACATGCAGTACTGGTTCCCGACGCTGCCGACCTGGATCACCGTGCTGGTGTCCCTGGTCGTGGTGCTGTCGATCAACCTGCTCTCGGCCCGCGCGTTCGGCGAGTTCGAGTTCTGGGCGGCGATCCTCAAGGTCGGCGCGATCGTGATCTTCCTCGTCGTCGGCCTCGTCGTCGTCATCGGCGGGCTGTCGATCGGCGGGCACAAGGCCGGCTTCCAGAATCTGTGGAGCAACCCGGGCGGCTTCTGGCCGAGCAGCGGCGACTACAACTGGTACGGCCCGATCCTCGTGATGTCGGGCGTCGTGTTCGCCTACGCCGCCATCGAGATGGTGGGCGTCGCGGCCGGCGAGATGGCCGACGCCGAGAAGGAGGTGCCGAAGGCCGTCCACGCGGTGATCTTCCGCATCGCGGTCTTCTACATCGGCTCGATCCTGCTGCTCGTCTGCATGCTGCCGACGCAGGACTACAAGGCCGGCACCAGCCCCTTCGTCACCGTCTTCGAGCGGCTCGGCTTCGGCTGGATGAGCGCCGTGATCCAGGCGATCCTCATCGTCGCGGCCATGTCGAGCCTCAACTCGGGGCTCTACACGACCGGCCGCGTGCTGCGCAGCCTGGGTATGAGCAAGCAGGCCCCGAAGTTCACGCTCAAGATGAGCAAGTCGGGCGTCCCCTTCGCCGGCATCCTGATGACCTCGATCGTCTTCGTCCTGGGCTCGGTGCTCAACGCCCTCACCCCGGACGCCTTCGAGATCGCGGTCGAGGCGACGTCGATCATGATCCTCTGGACGTGGGGGACGATCTTCCTCTGCCAGATCCGGCTGCGGAAGCTGAGCGACGCCGGCGTGGTGCCGGCTAGCCCCTTCCAGGCCCCGGGCTCGCCGTACACGAGCTACGTCGGGATCGTCTTCCTGGTGCTCGTGCTGATCGGGCTCGCGGTCTCGGGCTGGCAGGCCTCCGACGAGTTCCTGCACAAGACGAGCTTCCTGGTCGTCGTATTCGGCATCCCGCTCCTCGCGCTCGCGCTGGCCATCGGCTGGCGCGTGGTCAAGCCGCGCGTCGAGGCGAACACCGGCGGCCGCATCGAGTCGGTCTGGACGCTGAAGGGCCCGCGCTACGGCTCGGACGTCACCCCCGACGCCCTCGACCGGGACAAGCAGGACGACACCACCACCGCCGGCTGA
- a CDS encoding TetR/AcrR family transcriptional regulator, with product MGRWEPDARGRLERSAMELFEEQGFAATTVPQITARAGLTTRTFFRHFADKREVLYAGDEITAFARRLLVEAPHDLDPVRLVEQGLQQVAAERFDGRRDEVRRRRALVRTEASLRERDAQKRDDLAAVVRPALEERGADPLTAALLAELTVSVLHVAIDAWLDVDDGRTFGEVVGSCFERLRTVLPAAPPPA from the coding sequence GTGGGGAGGTGGGAGCCGGACGCGCGTGGCCGGCTCGAGCGGTCCGCGATGGAGCTGTTCGAGGAGCAGGGGTTCGCGGCCACGACGGTCCCGCAGATCACTGCCCGGGCGGGGCTCACGACGCGGACGTTCTTCCGCCACTTCGCCGACAAGCGCGAGGTGCTCTACGCCGGCGACGAGATCACCGCCTTCGCCCGGCGGCTCCTGGTCGAGGCGCCCCACGACCTCGATCCCGTCCGGCTCGTCGAGCAGGGGCTCCAGCAGGTCGCGGCCGAACGCTTCGACGGCCGCCGCGACGAGGTCCGGCGGCGTCGCGCGCTCGTCCGGACCGAGGCGTCGCTGCGCGAGCGCGACGCCCAGAAGCGCGACGACCTCGCTGCCGTCGTGCGACCGGCGCTGGAGGAGCGCGGTGCGGACCCGCTGACCGCCGCCCTCCTCGCCGAGCTGACCGTGTCCGTGCTCCACGTCGCGATCGACGCGTGGCTCGACGTCGACGACGGACGCACGTTCGGCGAGGTCGTGGGGTCGTGCTTCGAGCGGCTCAGGACCGTGCTGCCGGCCGCGCCACCCCCCGCCTGA
- a CDS encoding glutamate ABC transporter substrate-binding protein produces the protein MDAARTARPGRVAVAAASTALLAALGGCGGTAEPNASPSLVPGASSGGRLTIGIPVDEPGIGMKDGDTYTGFDVETATYVAAALGVPSANITWVEAEGDQRQQLLQSGGADLIVSTFSITDERTQVVDFAGPYFDASQDLLVRRNEEDITGPDTLRGRTLCTVSGTTSADNVLSRYKGRITLVEKPRYSECVAALASSDVDAVTTDDVILAGFAAQPQYKGRLRVLGKGFSTERYGIGVKKGDSQRVEQVNAALKEYVSDGSWEAALRKTVGPSGYSLPDPPTID, from the coding sequence GTGGACGCAGCACGCACCGCACGACCGGGACGGGTCGCGGTCGCGGCTGCGTCCACCGCCCTCCTCGCAGCCCTCGGGGGCTGCGGGGGCACCGCGGAGCCGAACGCCTCCCCCTCGCTCGTGCCCGGCGCCTCGAGCGGCGGCCGGCTCACGATCGGGATCCCGGTCGACGAGCCGGGCATCGGCATGAAGGACGGCGACACCTACACCGGCTTCGACGTGGAGACCGCGACCTACGTGGCCGCAGCCCTCGGCGTCCCGTCCGCGAACATCACGTGGGTGGAGGCGGAGGGTGATCAGCGCCAGCAGCTGCTGCAGTCGGGCGGCGCCGACCTGATCGTGTCGACCTTCTCGATCACCGACGAGCGCACGCAGGTCGTCGACTTCGCCGGGCCCTACTTCGACGCCTCGCAGGACCTCCTCGTGCGGCGCAACGAGGAGGACATCACCGGCCCGGACACCCTGCGCGGACGGACGTTGTGCACCGTCTCGGGCACGACGTCGGCCGACAACGTCCTCTCCCGCTACAAGGGGCGCATCACGCTGGTGGAGAAGCCCCGCTACTCCGAGTGCGTGGCGGCGCTCGCCTCGAGCGACGTCGACGCGGTGACCACCGACGACGTGATCCTCGCCGGCTTCGCGGCCCAGCCGCAGTACAAGGGCAGGCTGCGGGTGCTCGGCAAGGGCTTCTCGACCGAGCGCTACGGCATCGGGGTCAAGAAGGGCGACAGCCAGCGCGTCGAGCAGGTCAACGCGGCGCTGAAGGAGTACGTCTCCGACGGCTCGTGGGAGGCGGCGCTGAGGAAGACCGTCGGCCCCTCCGGCTACTCGCTGCCAGACCCGCCGACGATCGACTGA
- the ahcY gene encoding adenosylhomocysteinase: protein MDYRVADLSLAGLGRLEIKLAEHEMPGLMAMRERYGDAKPLAGARIAGSLHMTVQTAVLIETLVALGADVRWASCNIFSTQDAAAAAIVVGDGTPEAPNGVPVFAWKGETLTEYWDCTREVLDWPGDETPNMILDDGGDATLLVHLAVEAMKTGVRPEASEDDSDEVKVLKALINRTLDEGLDWIAIANAIQGVTEETTTGVHRLYEMLRNESLLFPAINVNDSVTKSKFDNKYGTRHSLIDGLNRATDVLIGGKVAVVCGYGDVGKGCAEALRGQGARVIVTEVDPICALQAAMDGFQVTTLENALAEGDIYVTATGCKDVITADQMSRMRPQAVVSNIGHFDNEIDVAGLARRTDVARVNIKPQVDQWVFDAGTDDERSIILLSEGRLMNLGNATGHPSFVMSNSFTNQVLAQIELYTKHEDYPLGVYTLPKHLDELVARLHLEALGVQLSELTESQAAYLGVQVEGPFKTDEYRY from the coding sequence ATGGACTACCGCGTCGCCGACCTCTCCCTGGCCGGGCTGGGCCGCCTCGAGATCAAGCTCGCCGAGCACGAGATGCCCGGCCTCATGGCGATGCGCGAGCGCTACGGCGACGCCAAGCCGCTCGCCGGCGCGCGCATCGCGGGTTCGCTGCACATGACGGTGCAGACGGCGGTGCTCATCGAGACCCTCGTCGCCCTCGGCGCGGACGTGCGCTGGGCGAGCTGCAACATCTTCTCGACCCAGGACGCCGCCGCCGCGGCGATCGTCGTCGGCGACGGCACGCCCGAGGCGCCCAACGGCGTGCCCGTCTTCGCCTGGAAGGGCGAGACCCTCACCGAGTACTGGGACTGCACCCGCGAGGTCCTGGACTGGCCGGGCGACGAGACGCCGAACATGATCCTCGACGACGGCGGTGACGCGACCCTGCTCGTGCACCTGGCGGTCGAGGCGATGAAGACCGGCGTCCGCCCCGAGGCGAGCGAGGACGACTCCGACGAGGTCAAGGTCCTCAAGGCGCTGATCAACCGCACCCTCGACGAGGGCCTCGACTGGATCGCCATCGCCAACGCGATCCAGGGCGTCACCGAGGAGACGACCACCGGCGTCCACCGGCTCTACGAGATGCTGCGCAACGAGAGCCTGCTGTTCCCGGCGATCAACGTCAACGACTCGGTGACCAAGAGCAAGTTCGACAACAAGTACGGCACGCGGCACTCGCTGATCGACGGCCTGAACCGCGCCACCGACGTCCTCATCGGCGGCAAGGTCGCCGTGGTCTGCGGTTACGGCGACGTGGGCAAGGGCTGCGCGGAGGCGCTCCGCGGCCAGGGCGCACGCGTGATCGTGACCGAGGTCGACCCGATCTGCGCGCTGCAGGCGGCGATGGACGGCTTCCAGGTCACGACGCTGGAGAACGCGCTGGCCGAGGGCGACATCTACGTCACCGCGACCGGCTGCAAGGACGTCATCACCGCCGACCAGATGAGCCGCATGCGCCCGCAGGCCGTCGTGTCGAATATCGGCCACTTCGACAACGAGATCGACGTCGCCGGCCTCGCCCGCCGCACCGACGTCGCGCGGGTGAACATCAAGCCGCAGGTCGACCAGTGGGTGTTCGACGCCGGGACCGACGACGAGCGCTCGATCATCCTGCTCAGCGAGGGCCGGCTGATGAACCTCGGCAACGCGACCGGGCACCCCAGCTTCGTCATGAGCAACTCGTTCACCAACCAGGTGCTGGCCCAGATCGAGCTCTACACCAAGCACGAGGACTACCCGCTGGGCGTCTACACGCTGCCCAAGCACCTCGACGAGCTCGTCGCCCGCCTGCACCTCGAGGCCCTCGGCGTCCAGCTCAGCGAGCTCACCGAGAGCCAGGCCGCCTACCTCGGCGTCCAGGTCGAGGGGCCGTTCAAGACCGACGAGTACCGCTACTGA
- a CDS encoding cation diffusion facilitator family transporter — protein sequence MRRPARPSDRIGAVSAEGGTKAVVAALTANLAIAVVKFGAWALTGASSMLAEAIHSVADSGNQVLLLVGGKRSRKDATPEHPFGYGRERYVFGFIVAVVLFSVGGLFALYEAYHKWHELHLGHPDGLLDGRWWWVPLLVLAAAIVAEGLSFRTAVRESNKTRGRQSWPKFVRSAKAPELPVILLEDFAALIGLVFAFAGIGLTILTRNGIFDVVGTALIGLLLVAVAITLAIETKSLLLGESAGPASVRRIEQALAGTDGVERVIHMKTMHLGPEEILVAAKIAVSPTDRATEIAEVIDRAEVAIREAEPMVTSLYLEPDIYRADYAPAPRPERPAPAGH from the coding sequence GTGCGCCGCCCGGCCCGTCCTTCTGACAGGATCGGCGCCGTGAGTGCGGAGGGTGGGACCAAGGCCGTCGTGGCGGCGCTGACCGCGAACCTGGCGATCGCCGTCGTCAAGTTCGGGGCGTGGGCCCTGACGGGCGCCTCGTCGATGCTGGCCGAGGCGATCCACTCGGTCGCCGACTCGGGCAACCAGGTGCTGCTCCTGGTCGGTGGCAAGCGCTCCCGCAAGGACGCGACGCCGGAGCACCCCTTCGGCTACGGCCGCGAGCGCTACGTCTTCGGCTTCATCGTCGCCGTGGTGCTGTTCAGCGTGGGCGGCCTCTTCGCGCTCTACGAGGCGTACCACAAGTGGCACGAGCTTCACCTCGGTCACCCCGACGGCCTGCTCGACGGGCGCTGGTGGTGGGTGCCGCTGCTCGTCCTCGCCGCGGCCATCGTGGCCGAGGGCCTGTCCTTCCGCACCGCGGTGCGGGAGTCCAACAAGACGCGCGGCCGGCAGAGCTGGCCGAAGTTCGTCCGCTCGGCCAAGGCGCCCGAGCTGCCGGTGATCCTGCTCGAGGACTTCGCCGCCCTGATCGGCCTGGTCTTCGCCTTCGCCGGCATCGGCCTGACGATCCTCACCCGCAACGGGATCTTCGACGTGGTCGGCACCGCGCTGATCGGGCTGCTGCTGGTGGCCGTGGCGATCACGCTGGCGATCGAGACGAAGAGCCTGCTGCTGGGGGAGTCGGCCGGCCCGGCGTCGGTGCGCCGGATCGAGCAGGCGCTCGCCGGGACCGACGGCGTCGAGCGCGTGATCCACATGAAGACCATGCACCTGGGCCCCGAGGAGATCCTCGTGGCGGCCAAGATCGCGGTCAGCCCGACCGACCGGGCGACCGAGATCGCCGAGGTCATCGACCGCGCCGAGGTCGCGATCCGCGAGGCCGAGCCCATGGTGACCTCGCTCTACCTCGAGCCCGACATCTACCGCGCCGACTACGCCCCGGCGCCCCGTCCCGAGCGGCCGGCTCCCGCCGGGCACTGA
- a CDS encoding putative nucleotidyltransferase substrate binding domain-containing protein, translating to MDAEHLGAFLAEHPPFDTLDRYALTTLAEAATLERAYAGELVVDAFAEPTVEVFVVVEGRVGLWNDRDQISGPAQERVGPGGLFGFSAMLTGQPVGPRAVALRPSTVARLPEAAVLPAFTSPGGSRFLASEVADVLHGYEPPTYSTVADLVRTEPLLVDERRPVAEAVQAMTEHGHGYCVVRLRGGRLGLLTDRLLRERVVAVGYPLDAPLGPVVDDDPVHVDPGDSVIEAVVALLDREADYVLVTDRDGDLRGVVSPRDVVVAPGNAGVGLQEQLRRAPDADSLAATGRRLPVLLGELTRGGLASARVLAVHSTLVDACVRRAVELVLAERPELPADGFTWLSIGSNGRREAVLSSDVDSAVAFADDLPAEAVAGLRDAFREVHALLGRAGLGHDRHGAAAYRPEFSRTNAAWRTAARGWLDDPVRDQGAMMTSLLVDARPVWGDLGLPAVARVFGDLRAHPLTMRLLLLESLAYRARLRSVRDLLARRPETFDIKAHALLPITNIARWAALSAGTTVLPTPERLRESGSSEMLPAAQARTLAEVFEVLQGIRLSAQLAQVGRGERPTDVLRLEHLSPLDRSVIASAVREVAAVQRRMDNLTAWLPAEEWAVS from the coding sequence GTGGACGCGGAGCACCTCGGGGCCTTCCTCGCCGAGCACCCGCCCTTCGACACCCTCGACCGCTACGCGCTGACGACGCTGGCCGAGGCGGCGACGCTCGAGCGGGCGTACGCCGGCGAGCTCGTCGTCGACGCCTTCGCCGAGCCCACCGTCGAGGTGTTCGTCGTCGTGGAGGGCCGGGTCGGGCTGTGGAACGATCGCGATCAGATCTCCGGACCCGCCCAGGAGCGCGTGGGTCCCGGGGGTCTGTTCGGCTTCTCGGCGATGCTGACGGGCCAGCCGGTGGGGCCGCGGGCGGTGGCGCTGCGGCCCTCGACCGTCGCCAGGCTGCCCGAGGCGGCGGTGCTGCCCGCCTTCACCTCGCCGGGCGGGAGCCGCTTCCTCGCCTCCGAGGTCGCCGACGTGCTGCACGGCTACGAGCCGCCGACCTACTCCACCGTCGCCGACCTGGTCCGCACCGAGCCGCTCCTCGTCGACGAGCGCCGCCCGGTGGCCGAGGCCGTCCAGGCCATGACCGAGCACGGGCACGGCTACTGCGTCGTCCGGCTGCGCGGCGGCCGTCTCGGCCTGCTCACCGACCGGCTGCTGCGCGAGCGGGTGGTCGCGGTCGGCTACCCCCTCGACGCACCGCTCGGTCCGGTCGTCGACGACGACCCCGTGCACGTCGACCCCGGCGACTCCGTCATCGAGGCGGTCGTGGCGCTGCTCGACCGTGAGGCCGACTACGTCCTGGTGACCGACCGGGACGGCGACCTGCGCGGCGTCGTGTCCCCCCGCGACGTCGTCGTCGCCCCCGGCAACGCCGGCGTCGGGCTGCAGGAGCAGCTGCGGCGCGCTCCCGACGCCGACAGCCTGGCCGCCACCGGGCGGCGCCTCCCCGTGCTCCTCGGCGAGCTCACCCGCGGCGGGCTCGCGTCGGCCCGCGTCCTCGCCGTGCACTCCACCCTCGTCGACGCCTGCGTGCGGCGCGCGGTCGAGCTCGTCCTCGCCGAGCGGCCCGAGCTCCCGGCCGACGGCTTCACGTGGCTGTCGATCGGGAGCAACGGGCGGCGCGAGGCCGTCCTGTCCTCCGACGTCGACTCCGCGGTGGCCTTCGCCGACGACCTGCCCGCAGAGGCCGTTGCCGGGCTGCGGGACGCGTTCCGCGAGGTGCACGCGCTGCTCGGCCGGGCCGGGCTGGGCCACGACCGACACGGCGCGGCGGCGTACCGGCCGGAGTTCTCGCGGACCAACGCCGCGTGGCGCACCGCCGCGCGAGGCTGGCTCGACGACCCGGTGCGCGACCAGGGGGCGATGATGACGTCGCTGCTCGTCGACGCCCGCCCGGTCTGGGGCGACCTCGGGCTGCCGGCCGTGGCACGCGTGTTCGGCGACCTGCGGGCGCACCCGCTGACGATGCGGCTGCTGCTGCTGGAGTCGCTGGCCTACCGCGCCCGGCTGCGCTCGGTGCGCGACCTGCTGGCGCGGCGGCCGGAGACGTTCGACATCAAGGCGCACGCGCTGCTGCCGATCACGAACATCGCCCGCTGGGCCGCGCTCAGCGCGGGCACGACCGTGCTGCCGACGCCGGAGAGGCTGCGCGAGTCCGGGTCGAGCGAGATGCTGCCGGCTGCCCAGGCCCGCACGCTCGCGGAGGTCTTCGAGGTGCTGCAGGGCATCCGGCTCTCGGCCCAGCTCGCCCAGGTCGGGCGCGGCGAGCGGCCGACGGACGTGCTCCGCCTGGAGCACCTCTCGCCCCTCGACCGCAGCGTCATCGCCTCCGCCGTCCGCGAGGTCGCCGCCGTCCAGCGGCGCATGGACAACCTGACCGCCTGGCTCCCCGCGGAGGAGTGGGCGGTCTCCTGA
- a CDS encoding NADP-dependent oxidoreductase, producing MSPTTRPDDQLVPATTRAWTVTAYGAKHPLELRERPTPGVGPTDLLVRVAAAGVNPLDVKTWHGEFRVPLPYRTPFTLGNDLAGVVERIGPGVRGFAVGDAVYARVDQRRVGTFAERVSVAEADCAPVPRSVSLVEAASLPLVALTAWQALVVRAGVRPGHRVLVHAGTGGVGSTAIQLAKHLGAHVATTASAANADLVRSFGADEVVDHRTEDFTARLHDYDAVLDPLGAPSVLRSLTVLKPGGVVVGISGPPDPDFASQLGRPLLRPVLALTSRKVRSVARRRGVRYTFLFMSANGEQLRRVTELVDAGVIRPTVERTYPFAETPDALAQVAGGRTRGKVVVTVP from the coding sequence ATGAGCCCGACGACCCGGCCCGACGACCAGCTCGTCCCCGCCACGACGCGGGCCTGGACGGTCACCGCGTACGGGGCGAAGCACCCCCTCGAGCTCCGCGAGAGGCCGACCCCCGGAGTCGGCCCGACGGACCTGCTCGTGCGGGTCGCCGCCGCCGGGGTGAACCCTCTGGACGTCAAGACCTGGCACGGCGAGTTCAGGGTCCCGCTGCCCTACCGCACCCCGTTCACCCTCGGCAACGACCTGGCCGGGGTGGTGGAGCGGATCGGTCCCGGGGTCCGCGGGTTCGCGGTCGGTGACGCCGTCTACGCCCGCGTCGACCAGCGGCGGGTCGGCACGTTCGCCGAGCGCGTGTCCGTCGCGGAGGCCGACTGCGCCCCGGTCCCCCGCTCCGTGTCGCTGGTCGAGGCCGCGTCACTGCCCCTCGTCGCGCTGACCGCGTGGCAGGCGCTCGTGGTGCGGGCCGGCGTCCGACCCGGTCACCGCGTGCTCGTCCACGCCGGTACCGGCGGGGTGGGGTCGACGGCGATCCAGCTGGCCAAGCACCTCGGGGCCCACGTGGCCACGACGGCGAGCGCGGCGAACGCGGACCTGGTGCGCTCGTTCGGCGCGGACGAGGTCGTCGACCACCGCACGGAGGACTTCACTGCCCGCCTGCACGACTACGACGCCGTCCTCGACCCACTGGGCGCGCCGAGCGTGCTCCGCTCGCTGACCGTCCTCAAGCCGGGCGGGGTGGTCGTCGGCATCTCCGGCCCGCCGGACCCCGACTTCGCCAGCCAGCTAGGACGCCCCCTGCTACGCCCCGTCCTCGCGCTCACCAGCCGCAAGGTCCGTTCGGTGGCCCGGCGGCGCGGCGTCCGCTACACGTTCCTGTTCATGTCGGCGAACGGCGAGCAGCTGCGCCGCGTCACCGAGCTCGTCGACGCCGGCGTGATCCGCCCGACCGTCGAGCGGACCTACCCCTTCGCCGAGACCCCGGACGCGCTCGCGCAGGTCGCCGGCGGCCGCACCCGGGGCAAGGTCGTCGTCACCGTCCCCTGA
- a CDS encoding TetR/AcrR family transcriptional regulator translates to MTRYGAAHKQATRERIVSTAARRLKSDGVAGSGVATLMADAGLTNGAFYAHFASKEALVATVVEAELATQCRTLADLAPGRAGVEDLVRRYLSPTHRDHPEAGCPSAALVEDVVRAGAEVREAYTSQVVAVGEVLAGLVGDAGPDARARLLAAFAGMVGTLQLARAVTDRRLSDALLAHGAEQALAAFAGPAVGAPTSDGTRPGPTGDDLPGSRP, encoded by the coding sequence ATGACGAGGTACGGCGCCGCGCACAAGCAGGCGACCCGCGAACGCATTGTCAGCACCGCCGCGCGACGGCTGAAGTCCGACGGAGTGGCAGGCTCCGGCGTCGCCACCCTGATGGCGGACGCGGGACTGACGAACGGTGCCTTCTACGCGCACTTCGCGTCCAAGGAGGCGCTCGTCGCGACCGTGGTCGAGGCCGAGCTCGCCACCCAGTGCCGGACGCTGGCCGACCTCGCGCCCGGGCGGGCGGGCGTCGAGGACCTCGTCCGTCGCTACCTCTCCCCCACCCACCGCGACCACCCGGAGGCCGGGTGCCCGTCAGCCGCGCTCGTCGAGGACGTCGTCCGCGCCGGCGCGGAGGTGCGCGAGGCGTACACCAGCCAGGTCGTCGCGGTGGGCGAGGTGCTGGCCGGACTCGTCGGCGATGCGGGCCCCGACGCCCGGGCGCGGCTGCTGGCCGCCTTCGCGGGCATGGTCGGCACGCTCCAGCTGGCCCGCGCGGTCACCGACCGTCGCCTCTCCGACGCCCTCCTGGCGCACGGCGCCGAGCAGGCCCTGGCCGCGTTCGCCGGACCGGCCGTCGGTGCCCCGACCAGCGACGGGACCCGTCCGGGCCCGACGGGCGACGACCTACCCGGGAGCCGACCATGA